In a single window of the Rhizobium tropici CIAT 899 genome:
- a CDS encoding ABC transporter ATP-binding protein, translating to MANIVIDRVRKSFGAFQALKEVSLTINDGEFVSLLGPSGCGKTTLLRIIAGLETASGGDVRIGDKSVLGLAPRDRGLAMVFQNYAVFPHMTVYENVAFGLRMQKADEARIKAQVEKAAGLLHIEQYLDRYPNKLSGGQRQRVAVARALAVEPKVLLMDEPLSNLDALLRLEMRTELKTVLQSAGTTTIYVTHDQTEAMGLSDRIAVMHGGIVEQVGSPVDVYNHPATRFVGGFIGNPPMNFIKVPVLNGQVSAGIEQLNAPQEAGREIILGLRGEAVELAGLPEGLEMKVRVAEPMGSHLLLTGSIHDQPVRVILPASETVGSGDTIGLKLDRKRITWLSPESGQSFPAVMA from the coding sequence ATGGCCAATATTGTCATCGACCGTGTCCGCAAGAGTTTCGGGGCATTCCAGGCCCTGAAAGAGGTCTCGCTGACGATCAACGACGGTGAATTCGTCTCGCTTCTCGGCCCGTCCGGCTGCGGCAAGACCACGCTCCTGCGCATCATCGCCGGTCTCGAAACCGCATCCGGCGGCGATGTCCGCATCGGCGACAAGTCGGTCCTCGGGCTCGCTCCCAGGGATCGCGGGCTCGCGATGGTCTTCCAAAACTACGCGGTCTTCCCGCATATGACGGTGTACGAAAACGTCGCCTTCGGGCTACGCATGCAGAAGGCAGACGAGGCGCGCATCAAGGCGCAGGTCGAAAAGGCCGCCGGCCTGCTGCATATCGAACAGTATCTCGACCGTTATCCGAACAAGCTTTCGGGCGGCCAGCGCCAGCGCGTCGCCGTTGCCCGCGCGCTTGCCGTCGAGCCCAAGGTACTCCTCATGGACGAACCGCTCTCCAACCTCGATGCGCTGCTTCGCCTCGAAATGCGCACCGAACTCAAGACGGTGCTGCAATCGGCCGGCACGACGACGATCTACGTCACGCATGACCAGACGGAGGCGATGGGCCTTTCCGACCGCATCGCCGTCATGCACGGAGGGATCGTCGAGCAGGTCGGTTCTCCGGTCGATGTCTACAATCATCCCGCAACGCGCTTCGTCGGTGGGTTCATCGGCAATCCGCCGATGAACTTCATCAAGGTACCCGTCCTGAACGGCCAGGTCTCTGCCGGTATCGAGCAACTGAATGCACCGCAGGAAGCCGGCAGGGAGATCATCCTCGGCCTGCGCGGCGAGGCGGTCGAGCTTGCGGGCCTGCCGGAGGGCCTCGAAATGAAAGTGCGGGTCGCCGAACCGATGGGCTCGCACCTGCTCCTGACCGGCTCGATCCACGATCAGCCCGTGCGCGTCATTCTGCCTGCCTCCGAAACCGTTGGGAGCGGCGATACGATCGGCCTGAAGCTCGATCGCAAGCGCATCACCTGGCTTTCGCCCGAAAGCGGCCAATCCTTTCCGGCCGTGATGGCCTAG
- a CDS encoding carbohydrate ABC transporter permease: MSTQAISSEAAATANPASFVSSRRWLLWSGIAALCAWVLVPIYLVALGAFGGRQGVYIWPKTGLPTGISLEPFILFLQTEGVVRSFLNSLGAAGITVALSILLGAPAGYALARYNFPGKDSYRLLVLLTRAFPLAILALPLTVSFIRLGLYDTIVGVGLIHTVLALPFAALVTQGIFLGVPKELEEAAWVFGCTRIQAFFKVVAPLALPGIVATAVFAFVISWNEVFAASVLTVRNRTLTAYLLTVLSESPMHYRFAGGLMLILPSVVFIFAVRRYLFAIWGISSK, encoded by the coding sequence ATGAGCACACAAGCCATCAGTTCCGAAGCAGCCGCCACCGCCAATCCCGCAAGCTTCGTTTCATCGCGCCGCTGGTTGCTCTGGAGCGGTATCGCCGCGCTTTGCGCCTGGGTTCTGGTGCCGATCTATCTCGTGGCGCTAGGCGCATTCGGCGGGCGACAGGGCGTCTACATCTGGCCGAAGACCGGCCTGCCGACCGGCATCTCGCTCGAACCCTTCATCCTCTTCCTGCAGACGGAAGGGGTCGTCCGCTCCTTCCTCAATTCGCTGGGCGCCGCAGGCATCACGGTCGCCCTCTCCATCCTGCTCGGGGCGCCCGCGGGCTATGCGCTCGCCCGCTACAATTTTCCGGGCAAGGACAGCTACCGGCTGCTGGTCCTGCTGACGCGTGCCTTCCCGCTGGCGATCCTGGCGCTGCCGCTCACCGTCTCCTTCATCCGGCTCGGCCTTTACGATACGATCGTCGGCGTCGGCCTGATCCATACGGTCCTGGCGCTCCCCTTCGCTGCTCTGGTGACCCAGGGCATTTTCCTCGGCGTCCCGAAAGAGCTGGAAGAAGCCGCATGGGTTTTCGGCTGCACCCGCATCCAGGCCTTTTTCAAGGTCGTGGCGCCGCTCGCCTTGCCGGGCATCGTCGCAACGGCCGTCTTTGCGTTCGTCATCTCGTGGAACGAAGTCTTCGCCGCCTCGGTGCTGACGGTGCGCAACCGCACACTGACGGCCTATCTGCTGACAGTGCTTTCTGAAAGCCCGATGCATTACCGCTTCGCCGGCGGCCTGATGCTCATCCTTCCCTCGGTTGTCTTCATCTTCGCGGTCAGGCGCTACCTTTTCGCGATCTGGGGCATTTCCTCCAAATAA